In one Magallana gigas chromosome 7, xbMagGiga1.1, whole genome shotgun sequence genomic region, the following are encoded:
- the LOC136270321 gene encoding LOW QUALITY PROTEIN: big defensin-like (The sequence of the model RefSeq protein was modified relative to this genomic sequence to represent the inferred CDS: inserted 1 base in 1 codon), producing MNRKSCFCIFFIVLLISPGIILAKTMKDLREXKNRRWAQALLPIWTYTQMTVSAPLFAALVAAYGIYAVTRYGIKKAKTRHDSHQCANNRGWCRKSCFGHEYIDGYYSDVCGSFYCCRPRNLG from the exons ATGAACAGAAAATCTTGTTTCTGTATTTTCTTCATTGTTCTTTTGATATCTCCTGGTATCATTTTGGCAAAGACCATGAAGGATCTAAGAG TCAAAAACAGGCGATGGGCTCAGGCTTTGTTACCCATTTGGACTTACACACAGATGACCGTGTCTGCCCCGCTATTTGCTGCTTTGGTGGCAGCCTACGGAATCTATGCTGTCACTAGATACGGTATCAAGAAAG caAAAACTCGACATGACAGCCATCAATGCGCTAATAACAGGGGATGGTGTAGAAAGTCTTGCTTCGGCCATGAATACATTGACGGGTATTATTCTGATGTGTGTGGATCATTTTATTGCTGCAGACCTAGAAATCTAGGATAA